aaattccgaggagttatttccgaggacttttttcgtcggtatgtcgtcggaatagcgttattccgacgacataccgacgattttttccttcagtatgtcgctgttttcttgtagtgctaaaatttaattattgtatGTGAACTACAaaattgttgtattttaaaatattatatcaaacaATTAGTAATATTGTAAATATTACAATTAGTCACATAAAGCAAATAATTATGtgtgtacaaataaaaataatcatccgcacggttgtgcgggtcaagatctagctACATTTTACAATTGTAAAACAAATCTTTAAAAACATATGTATTATGGATACTAGACTCACCAAGAAATTGTGGTAAATATAATCAACTGAAACATGTTGCTCTTAATATAAAAGTGTGCATATGAAACTAACAGAAAATAGATAAAGTTCATTTCGGTTTCTATAATAACAGCACCTAGGAAAAAAAAGATCATATGCAAATAACAAAGAACCATAAGACTttttaccaacaaaaaaaaaagaaccattACCTGAGAAAGTTGTGTCCATAAAATATCGCGGAACCACCCATTAATAATAGTGGAAACTTTGTGCAAAGTTTCCTCTAGTAATATGAAACTAGGCTGGAGAGGCTTGATAGGGGATACACCAAGCACGAAGTTAATGTTGTTGATGTTGGCAGATGGTTCACACATGAACAAAATGAGTAAATGGCAAATGATTGTGAAGCAGAAGAAAGGCAAATGTAGAAAGCTACCAACAGAGACCCTTGGTGGTTTTAGCAGTGTCAGCACCTCTGGAGCCACTCTATTCCGCTTCAAAACCACTAGTCACTCGACAGCTTCATACATGAGTAATTATGAAGACCAAAACATGTCTAGTCTTTAAAGCTGAGCCATTATCTACAGCACCTATAGAGGTCGCAGGGGTTGGAGATCTGTCCACAAAGATAGAACATGCTGGAGATATTAGCCCTGGAAACGAACTCTCATTCTTTCAGTTTGTGTaaacttggaaaaaaaaaacagttttgaaaGTAAGTTTATCTCTCAAGGTGGTGATACTTTGATTATATGATCGTTCTTTATGTTAGATTTTTAGCTCCTATCTTAGATACTGAAAAAGGATCTTGTAAACTGGAACTGGAAAGCAAACTCCAATGATATGCGATAATATTGTAATTACAATATCAAGCTTTACAACAAATCGGACGTAAGCATGTTCAATATTTTTGCAGTATGTTGTGTTGAAGGCCATTGGTTACATCATCATTTCACCCTTCCGCAACAAGAAATTTGTTGTATTTTATGAAGTGTGGTGTGTGATTCATGCATAACTTATTATAGTTACAACCATTGTCTACGTTACCATTTAATAATTAAAGATCTTACATCGTTTAACGACTAAATCAAAATATGAATCGATTAGAAAATCACCGAGTAGAAGAAAGACGACCATgatcaaaatctaaatctaatattagtataataaataataataaaattcaaTGATTTTGGTCTGATTCAAACTTAAGCCAAAGTAGAAttagtcttttctttttgtcatctaaatttttattaatcaaaccACATTACAAATCCAAACATGGATGGATACAAGTCTGAAACAACCGATCTAAAGACCAAACGAAGAGATAAACTGTCGGCGATTTAGATGAAACATAAAACCCGAAGCGACCAAAGTATCGAACGTTTTTCTTTTAATACGTAAAAGAAGTTCTTTCGGTTTCCTCCTCTCTAACTTTcccttttcttctttattttctcatcaacatTTGTAACCTCACTTTAAAAAGGGACATCACCTCCAATGCCCAATCTCCTCCTCAATCAATCTCCTATGCAccataaaatatactataccCATCAAGCATTAATGAATATGTCAAAAGACCAAAAGGACATATTTTAATTGGAACCAAGAATGTCCCAAACCAATCGGCATCCAACATAACTCGGGTTTGGTCGGATCTGAATTGGATGGGATGGATTGgtctgtaaaaaaaattaaaagtggtTCTTATGTTTGTTGGTTTggtctaaaaaaaaagaaaaaagtgaaTCCCGATTCTCCCCGAGCTCCCCTCCCCCCCAGACCACCCAACCTACAGCTCCTCCTGCAGCTCCTCCTCCACTCCCCCTCTCCACCCCTCCTCCACTCCTCCTCCACTCCTCCTccactcctctctctctcagctTCTCGAACGCTGCCGGTAAGTTATGCTCTGTTCGAGCATTATTTCGGAAGTAGGTTTTGGGGGTTTTAATAGATTTGTAATTGTGACAAGTTTTGTTTAGTTTCGGGGTAAATTTCGGTATAATGAATTTCGGTAGGTGAATTGGAGTTGAGGGATAGGGATAAACCCTAGATTATTCAATTGTTCTTGATAAATTGTAGTAAAACTGAATAACTGGGTACAACTGGTAGAATTAGGAAAACAAGGAAAAATTCGAATAACTGGTAAAACTGTAGCAGGATAATAGTAGGGGAAATTGTAGTGAGTTTCTTTTGTTGGTTCCTTTTGGCAGGACACAATGAGCAATCACGTCAGAGATATACCTGGTAGTCCGAAAGAGAGCTACAAGATGTTGTATAGCTATTTGTACATGTTAGAGCAAGTGAATCCGGGGACAAAAACCTGTTTGAAATTGGATGATAGAAGTAAATTTGAGTACCTTTTCATAGCTTTGGGAGCTTGCATTGAAGGGTTTGCAGTTATGAGGAAGGTGATAGCTGTGGAGGGGATACGTCTGAAGAACGGTGGTGTTTTAGTTTCGCGAAAGCTCAGGATCCTAATGGTCAGAGTTATCCACTTGCGTTTGCAGTAGTAGATGGTGAGAATCTTGCTAGTTGGACTTGGTTTTTCGAGATGCTTAAAAGTGTTATACCAGACTCTTCTGAACTGGTTTCATTAGTACTCTTCATCAGAGCTTGATCTTCGCCATAGGAAACGTATTTCCACAGGCTCACCATGGTCATTGTTTATGGCATTTGAAGGAAAGGTGAAATTGCATGCTTGTAACGTCAACAAGAATATAGTCGGGCAAAAACTTATGGAGTTGGGCAGATATTACACGGTTGATGACTTCAATTCTGCTTACGACTCATTTAAGATAAGATGTCCAGCTGCGTACAAGTATGTGGAGGAATGTGGTATTGAAAAGGACAAATGGGCAAGGGTTTTTTTCCCACGTGATAGGTACAACTTGGATACAAGCAACACTC
This genomic interval from Brassica napus cultivar Da-Ae chromosome A6, Da-Ae, whole genome shotgun sequence contains the following:
- the LOC106442086 gene encoding uncharacterized protein LOC106442086 — protein: MDWSVKKIKSGSYVCWFGLKKKKKVNPDSPRAPLPPRPPNLQLLLQLLLHSPSPPLLHSSSTPPPLLSLSASRTLPDTMSNHVRDIPGSPKESYKMLYSYLYMLEQVNPGTKTCLKLDDRSKFEYLFIALGACIEGFAVMRKVIAVEGIRLKNGGVLVSRKLRILMVRVIHLRLQ